One genomic region from Anthonomus grandis grandis chromosome 1, icAntGran1.3, whole genome shotgun sequence encodes:
- the LOC126734683 gene encoding uncharacterized protein LOC126734683, producing MSDSEETTHIVLDIERIIVEVEKRPALYKKELKEYSDRIAKEKWTEVCANVIPKWHELSGAKRKVRGKEVQKKWKNLKDCFARELAAQKKIKSGEPTKKHRKYIYFDALLFLLPHQQPRPTSGNVGPPGDKEELLDHNKGPRNDDGELSNDHGGPRNNNEETPRSLPSAKPAQRTPRSLSSKSSHQISTYEASLLEILKNKQTEEVLEDKNFALMVIPVLAKLNDQQKHFAKIEILNVMRNVKFYTQPGP from the exons atgtctgACAGTGAAGAAACGACCCACATCGTTCTTGATATTGAGAGAATTATTGTGGAAGTGGAAAAAAGACCAGCGCTGTATAAGAAAGAACTGAAAGAATACAGCGATAGAATTGCGAAAGAGAAATGGACAGAAGTATGCGCAAATGTAATACCAAAATGGCATGAACTATCAGGTGCAAAAAGAAAAGTCAGAG ggAAAGAAGTTCAAAAAAAGTGGAAGAATCTGAAAGACTGTTTTGCGAGAGAGCTTGCTgctcagaaaaaaatcaaatctggTGAGCCTACAAAAAAACATCGAAAATACATCTACTTTGACGCATTGCTATTTTTACTTCCTCACCAACAACCCAGGCCAACAAGTGGCAATGTAGGGCCTCCAGGGGATAAGGAAGAACTGTTGGACCATAATAAAGGACCCAGAAACGATGACGGAGAGCTTTCAAACGATCATGGAGGTCCCAGGAACAACAATGAGGAGACTCCACGTTCTTTACCCTCTGCAAAACCTGCACAAAGGACACCACGCAGTCTTTCCAGCAAATCTTCTCATCAAATATCCACATATGAGGCTTCGTTATTAGAGATTTTAAAGAACAAACAAACGGAGGAAGTTTTAGAGGATAAAAACTTTGCTCTTATGGTAATTCCTGTGTTGGCCAAACTAAACGACCAGCAAAAACATTTTGCCAAAATTGAAATACTAAATGTGATGAGAAATGTAAAATTCTATACACAGCCTGGGCCATGA